One Methylocaldum marinum DNA window includes the following coding sequences:
- a CDS encoding glycine zipper family protein, producing MKPRLLSLLCAAVISGCAGMSPTEQRMLSGTVGTSAAGAAIGAIGGNAGLGAAVGAGAGLVGSYLYDRHKQAEERAYQQGYQQGSQQPLPQQKRPPTSPYP from the coding sequence ATGAAACCGAGACTTCTGAGTCTTTTGTGCGCAGCCGTGATATCGGGATGCGCCGGCATGTCGCCCACCGAACAGCGCATGCTGAGCGGCACGGTGGGCACCTCCGCGGCCGGCGCGGCGATCGGCGCCATCGGCGGCAACGCCGGTCTGGGTGCGGCGGTCGGTGCGGGCGCGGGCCTGGTGGGAAGTTATCTGTACGACCGGCATAAACAGGCCGAGGAGCGCGCCTACCAGCAAGGTTATCAGCAAGGTAGTCAACAGCCTCTGCCTCAGCAGAAGCGTCCGCCGACCTCGCCGTATCCGTAA
- a CDS encoding Rap1a/Tai family immunity protein, which yields MQVKRLMNTAIILSATLVPMSGVFAVTEDNFLVRNVRDLIDLCTTPRDDPLHAAAVHFCTGYLVGAYHYHESQHSGPNSHPFVCPPDPKPTRQQAIAEFVSWARAHPEYGNERPVDVMFRFMSERWPCKTTAPRGMTD from the coding sequence ATGCAAGTCAAGCGCCTGATGAACACTGCCATAATTCTGTCGGCGACCCTGGTCCCCATGTCCGGCGTCTTCGCCGTTACCGAGGATAATTTTCTGGTTCGAAACGTCCGGGATCTCATCGACCTTTGTACGACGCCCCGAGACGATCCGCTCCACGCCGCCGCCGTACATTTCTGCACCGGTTACCTGGTGGGCGCCTACCACTATCACGAGTCCCAGCATTCCGGGCCGAACAGCCACCCCTTTGTATGCCCGCCGGATCCCAAGCCAACCCGCCAACAGGCGATTGCCGAGTTCGTTTCCTGGGCACGGGCTCACCCGGAATACGGCAACGAGCGTCCGGTGGACGTGATGTTCCGGTTCATGTCCGAAAGATGGCCCTGCAAAACGACCGCTCCGCGCGGCATGACCGATTGA